A genomic window from Cryomorphaceae bacterium includes:
- a CDS encoding MFS transporter, with translation MKTENVKLGLKENWKQFSLLVIVNAFVGGMIGMERTIIPQFAEIEFGVASKTAILSFITAFGITKAIANYYTGRLANKYGRKNLLLFGWILAIPVPFMLMYAPNWGFVIFANVLLGISQGFTWSSTVVMKIDLVGEKNRGLAMGLNEFAGYFAVGIVAFLTGLVASKYGVTPYPFYIGIFISMVGLLLTVLWVQDTNVFVHKESATDNTAQLSNVFVETTFKNKTLSSVTQAGLVNNLNDGMIWGLLPIVLFALNFDHANIGVVTAIYPTVWGVGQLFTGKMADHYSKKAMLFWGMLLQGLAILLIPFSSEFYVLATISGILGLGTALVYPTFLATIAGATSPIQRAESIGTFRLWRDLGYAFGAVMSGITADLFGVQYAIFLIGALTILSAFIIQFRMPEQIKILKI, from the coding sequence ATGAAAACCGAAAACGTAAAGCTGGGATTGAAAGAAAATTGGAAGCAATTTTCCTTGTTGGTCATTGTGAACGCATTTGTGGGGGGAATGATCGGAATGGAGCGTACCATCATTCCGCAGTTCGCAGAAATAGAGTTCGGCGTAGCTTCGAAAACGGCTATTCTTTCGTTCATCACAGCTTTTGGAATAACCAAAGCCATTGCCAACTATTACACAGGTCGGCTGGCCAATAAATATGGACGAAAGAACCTGCTTCTGTTTGGCTGGATACTGGCCATCCCCGTTCCGTTCATGCTGATGTACGCCCCAAATTGGGGCTTTGTCATTTTTGCCAATGTACTTTTGGGAATAAGCCAGGGATTTACCTGGAGCAGCACGGTTGTGATGAAAATTGATCTCGTGGGCGAAAAAAACCGCGGGTTGGCCATGGGACTCAACGAATTTGCAGGTTATTTTGCCGTGGGTATTGTTGCCTTCCTGACGGGGCTCGTTGCCAGCAAATACGGGGTTACACCCTATCCATTTTACATCGGAATTTTCATTTCCATGGTGGGGCTCCTGCTCACCGTGCTCTGGGTGCAAGACACCAATGTTTTTGTGCACAAGGAAAGTGCTACCGACAACACCGCACAGCTCAGCAACGTGTTTGTTGAAACCACCTTTAAGAACAAAACCCTGAGCTCGGTTACACAGGCCGGGCTTGTGAACAATCTCAATGACGGGATGATATGGGGCCTGCTCCCCATCGTTTTGTTTGCGCTTAATTTCGACCATGCCAACATAGGCGTTGTTACCGCCATCTACCCCACGGTTTGGGGTGTAGGGCAGCTTTTTACCGGAAAAATGGCTGACCATTATTCCAAAAAAGCGATGTTGTTTTGGGGGATGCTCCTGCAAGGATTGGCCATTTTGCTCATTCCGTTTAGCAGCGAATTTTATGTTTTGGCCACCATTTCGGGCATACTGGGATTGGGAACAGCGCTGGTGTATCCCACTTTCCTCGCTACCATAGCCGGGGCTACGAGTCCGATTCAGCGCGCAGAAAGCATAGGAACCTTCAGGCTTTGGAGGGATTTAGGCTATGCTTTTGGAGCGGTTATGTCGGGAATCACCGCCGATCTATTCGGGGTTCAATACGCCATATTTCTGATTGGTGCTTTGACCATTCTTTCCGCATTCATCATTCAATTCCGTATGCCTGAACAAATCAAAATCTTGAAAATTTGA
- a CDS encoding T9SS C-terminal target domain-containing protein, translated as MMKPFYTLFSTALFCVSGHQAIAQAGTIDPDYNSGTGANNDIWTMEILPDGKLFLGGAFTEFQFASLNRVARADVDGTADFSFFSSGANQDVFSSALQPDGKIILGGVFANFAGTSRLRLARANTNGTNDASFVVGTGADGAIRDIKVLPDNRILITGNVTSYNGNPCGRIARLLPDGTFDDTFDIGTGFNSPSYCLALQNDGKIMVGGFFINFNGVSRNRIARLNENGSLDETFDPGTGASAIVRDIVILPDGKILIAGQFTSYNGVEVNHIARLLPDGSLDTTFNAGTGFSSDVYSLALQSDGKIIAGGDFTSVNGINANRIARLLPDGSVDESFNTGSGASARVRQVALQPDGKIVVAGDFTTFNGETHNRYVRLLGDNLDCNGVENGSAFFDECGECVGGDTGLDPCFGGCINPEACNYDAEAGFDDGSCVLIGDPCDDGDPETSNTIILADCECGEDLATSTSRYASTNEWIAYPNPARDMLVIEGTIHQPVLMQMFDARGRLIQSEHFTHRLELNTSSLTQGLYFVNLHHDGSVERIKVVLAK; from the coding sequence ATGATGAAACCATTCTACACCCTCTTTTCAACCGCACTTTTTTGCGTATCCGGCCACCAGGCAATCGCTCAAGCGGGCACCATTGATCCTGATTACAACTCAGGAACTGGTGCGAACAACGACATCTGGACCATGGAAATTCTGCCCGACGGAAAACTCTTTTTAGGAGGGGCCTTTACGGAGTTTCAGTTTGCTTCACTCAACCGCGTAGCACGGGCTGATGTGGATGGCACGGCTGACTTTTCGTTTTTCTCGAGCGGCGCCAATCAGGATGTCTTTTCATCTGCACTGCAACCCGACGGAAAAATTATTCTGGGCGGTGTGTTTGCCAATTTTGCAGGCACCTCAAGATTGCGGCTGGCCCGTGCAAACACCAATGGCACCAACGATGCATCTTTTGTGGTTGGAACCGGTGCTGATGGAGCAATCCGGGATATCAAGGTATTGCCCGACAACCGCATCCTGATAACAGGGAATGTAACATCATACAACGGCAACCCGTGCGGACGAATCGCGCGGTTGCTGCCCGATGGTACTTTTGACGATACATTCGATATCGGAACCGGATTCAACAGCCCGTCCTACTGCCTTGCCCTTCAAAACGACGGTAAAATCATGGTGGGCGGATTTTTTATCAACTTCAATGGCGTTTCCAGGAATCGCATTGCCCGCCTGAACGAAAATGGCTCGCTCGACGAAACTTTTGACCCGGGCACGGGTGCAAGTGCTATTGTGCGGGATATCGTGATACTGCCGGATGGCAAAATACTGATCGCAGGTCAGTTCACCTCATACAATGGTGTGGAAGTAAATCATATTGCCCGTCTGCTCCCCGACGGCAGCCTTGATACTACCTTCAATGCAGGAACCGGATTCAGCAGCGATGTGTATTCGCTGGCCTTGCAGTCAGACGGAAAAATCATTGCCGGTGGGGATTTTACTTCAGTGAACGGCATCAACGCCAACCGTATTGCACGTCTGCTGCCCGACGGCAGCGTGGATGAAAGCTTCAATACGGGTAGCGGGGCCAGCGCACGCGTTCGGCAGGTTGCCCTTCAACCCGATGGGAAAATTGTTGTGGCAGGAGATTTCACCACCTTCAATGGTGAGACCCATAACCGCTATGTGCGATTACTTGGCGACAACCTGGATTGCAACGGCGTTGAAAACGGAAGCGCGTTTTTTGACGAGTGTGGCGAATGCGTGGGTGGCGATACCGGACTGGACCCCTGCTTCGGTGGGTGTATCAACCCTGAGGCCTGCAACTACGATGCTGAGGCCGGTTTCGACGACGGCAGTTGTGTACTTATTGGTGATCCTTGCGATGACGGTGACCCTGAAACAAGCAATACCATCATTCTTGCAGACTGCGAATGCGGAGAAGACCTTGCAACCTCAACAAGCCGGTACGCTTCAACCAATGAATGGATTGCCTACCCCAACCCCGCGCGGGATATGCTCGTTATTGAAGGCACAATACACCAGCCCGTGCTCATGCAAATGTTTGACGCAAGAGGCAGGTTGATTCAAAGTGAACACTTCACCCATCGGCTGGAACTCAATACAAGCTCGCTAACGCAAGGTCTATACTTTGTAAACCTGCACCATGACGGCTCCGTAGAGCGGATCAAAGTGGTTTTGGCGAAATAG
- the cysN gene encoding sulfate adenylyltransferase subunit CysN produces the protein MQSNNQYLNMDLLRFTTAGSVDDGKSTLIGRILYDSKSIFEDQMEAIERASRKSGETEVNLALLTDGLRSEREQGITIDVAYRYFATPKRKFIIADTPGHIQYTRNMVTGASTANLAIILVDARKGLVEQTARHSFIASLLGIPHIVYCINKMDLVDYSEEVYNNIKEDLESFSSKLITSDIRFIPISALKGDNVVNRSVTMPWYEGPTLMYTLENVHISSDHNHIDCRFPVQHVIRPQTDAFHDYRGYAGRVAGGVFKPGDEVTLLPSGFTTRIAAIDCADKQVSEAFAPMSVTIRLEEDFDLGRGDMIVRSNNQPTVTQDLDIMVCWMGNRPLQPNGKYALRHTTREVRCLVKEIQYKMDINTLHRNEADKHITMNDIARIRLRTTQPLFVDSYKRNRNTGSLILIDEATNETVAAGMVI, from the coding sequence ATGCAAAGCAACAACCAGTACCTCAACATGGACCTGCTGCGGTTTACCACGGCGGGCAGCGTAGATGACGGCAAAAGCACCCTGATTGGGCGGATTTTGTACGACAGCAAATCCATTTTCGAAGACCAGATGGAGGCCATTGAACGCGCCAGTCGCAAATCGGGAGAAACCGAGGTAAACCTTGCCCTGCTCACCGACGGCCTCCGCTCAGAGCGCGAGCAAGGCATCACCATCGACGTGGCTTATCGCTACTTTGCCACGCCCAAACGCAAGTTTATCATTGCCGATACGCCCGGGCACATTCAGTACACGCGCAACATGGTAACGGGCGCCTCTACAGCCAACCTCGCCATTATTCTGGTGGATGCCCGCAAAGGACTGGTGGAGCAAACCGCACGGCACAGTTTTATTGCTTCTTTGCTGGGAATTCCCCACATTGTGTATTGCATCAACAAGATGGACCTGGTGGACTACAGCGAGGAGGTGTACAACAACATCAAGGAAGACCTGGAGTCCTTCAGTTCAAAGCTGATTACGAGCGATATCCGCTTTATTCCCATCAGCGCGCTGAAGGGCGATAACGTGGTGAACCGATCGGTCACCATGCCCTGGTACGAAGGCCCCACCCTGATGTACACCCTGGAGAATGTACATATCTCCAGCGACCACAATCATATTGACTGCCGTTTTCCGGTACAGCATGTTATCAGGCCGCAAACCGATGCCTTTCACGACTACCGCGGCTATGCCGGACGCGTGGCCGGGGGCGTATTTAAGCCCGGTGACGAAGTGACGCTGCTGCCCTCGGGCTTTACCACACGCATCGCTGCCATTGACTGCGCCGACAAACAGGTAAGCGAAGCCTTCGCGCCCATGTCGGTAACCATACGATTGGAGGAGGATTTTGATTTGGGCCGCGGCGACATGATTGTGCGCAGCAACAACCAGCCCACCGTAACGCAGGACCTCGATATCATGGTTTGCTGGATGGGCAACCGACCGCTACAGCCCAACGGCAAGTACGCTTTGCGCCATACCACGCGCGAGGTGCGATGCCTGGTGAAGGAAATCCAGTACAAAATGGACATCAATACGCTGCACCGCAACGAGGCCGACAAGCACATCACCATGAACGACATTGCGCGCATACGGCTTCGCACCACACAACCCCTGTTCGTAGATAGCTACAAGCGCAACCGCAACACAGGCAGCCTCATTCTTATTGACGAGGCGACCAATGAAACGGTGGCGGCGGGGATGGTGATTTAG
- the cysD gene encoding sulfate adenylyltransferase subunit CysD yields MKSYRLTHIEELEAEAMFVLREVAAQFENPVMLFSGGKDSIIMFHLARKAFWPAKIPFPLLHVDTGHNFDETIAFRDALVEKYGAELMVGSVQESIDKGLVVEEKGINASRNALQTVTLLNALETHKFDAAMGGGRRDEEKARAKERFFSHRDEFGQWDPKNQRPELWNLFNGRKHIGEHFRVFPISNWTELDVWQYILHREIEIPSLYLAHERECFERDGVILAKNEAVPMRDDETAEMMTVRFRTIGDMTCTGAVRSEAATLEEIIEEVAASRVTERGGRSDDKRSEAAMEDRKKEGYF; encoded by the coding sequence ATGAAATCCTATCGCTTAACACATATTGAAGAGCTTGAAGCTGAGGCGATGTTCGTCCTCCGCGAGGTGGCCGCCCAGTTTGAGAATCCCGTGATGCTCTTCTCCGGCGGAAAAGACTCCATCATTATGTTCCACCTTGCACGCAAGGCATTCTGGCCAGCCAAAATTCCCTTTCCGCTGCTGCATGTTGATACCGGCCATAACTTTGATGAAACCATCGCTTTTCGCGATGCGCTGGTGGAAAAATACGGTGCCGAACTGATGGTAGGCTCTGTGCAGGAATCCATTGACAAGGGTTTGGTGGTGGAAGAGAAAGGTATTAACGCCAGTCGCAATGCCCTGCAAACCGTTACCTTGCTCAATGCTTTGGAAACGCACAAGTTTGATGCAGCAATGGGAGGCGGACGGCGGGATGAGGAGAAAGCCCGCGCCAAAGAGCGCTTCTTTTCGCACCGCGATGAATTTGGCCAGTGGGACCCCAAAAACCAGCGTCCGGAATTGTGGAATCTCTTTAACGGACGCAAGCACATAGGCGAGCACTTTCGGGTGTTTCCCATCAGCAACTGGACCGAGCTGGACGTGTGGCAGTACATTCTGCACCGCGAAATTGAGATTCCCTCGCTGTATCTCGCTCACGAGCGCGAGTGCTTTGAGCGCGATGGCGTGATCCTGGCCAAAAACGAAGCCGTACCTATGCGCGATGATGAAACTGCGGAGATGATGACCGTGCGCTTTCGCACCATTGGCGACATGACCTGTACCGGTGCCGTGCGATCTGAGGCGGCCACACTGGAGGAGATTATTGAAGAAGTTGCTGCTTCTCGCGTTACCGAACGCGGCGGGCGTTCGGATGATAAGCGCTCTGAAGCTGCCATGGAAGACCGTAAAAAAGAAGGCTATTTTTAA
- the cysC gene encoding adenylyl-sulfate kinase → MSTPLHIHPIFNRMISRERKEQLLGHRGLAIWMTGLSGSGKSTIGLLLEEMLHGEGVVTRLLDGDNVRAGINNNLGFSDADRTENIRRIAEVNRLFTDCGVVVINCFVSPTRAIRQQARTIIGNDFMEVFVDAPLEVCEQRDVKGLYQKARAGEIRNFTGIDAPFEAPEMPEVHLRTANESPEQSAERLFELIIHRIQLPSNA, encoded by the coding sequence ATGTCAACCCCGCTGCACATACACCCCATTTTTAACCGCATGATTTCGCGTGAGCGCAAAGAGCAGTTGCTCGGTCATCGCGGGCTGGCCATCTGGATGACCGGATTATCGGGTTCAGGAAAAAGCACCATAGGCCTGCTGCTTGAGGAAATGCTTCACGGCGAAGGGGTTGTAACGCGCTTATTGGACGGCGACAACGTGCGCGCGGGCATCAACAACAACCTGGGTTTTTCGGATGCCGACCGCACTGAAAACATACGCCGTATCGCAGAGGTCAATCGCCTCTTTACAGATTGCGGAGTGGTGGTCATCAACTGTTTTGTGAGTCCTACCAGGGCCATTCGCCAACAGGCGCGCACCATTATCGGAAACGATTTTATGGAGGTTTTTGTGGATGCTCCGCTTGAAGTGTGCGAACAACGCGACGTGAAAGGCCTTTACCAAAAGGCTAGGGCCGGCGAAATCCGAAACTTTACGGGCATTGACGCCCCTTTTGAGGCGCCCGAAATGCCGGAAGTGCACCTCCGAACCGCCAATGAAAGCCCGGAGCAATCTGCGGAGCGCCTTTTTGAGCTTATCATTCATCGAATTCAACTTCCATCCAACGCATGA
- a CDS encoding cation-transporting P-type ATPase, whose translation MSDNPKNKPWHAMSPEEVLKTLNTDSSKGLTAQEVEGRRNQYGPNELPAARQRPWYVRLLLQFHNVLIYVLIVAAVIAALMDHWIDTVVIAAVVVINAVIGFIQEGKAERALESIRNMLSLKAVVVRDGHKTTVNAEMLVPGDVVVLKSGDKVPADIRIVQARDVRVEESPLTGESTSVTKQVDAVAEDAISGDQLSMLFSGTSLTFGETRGVVVATGTQTELGKINQMMSEVQPITTPLLQKIESFGKWLSVIILGVTGLFFAFAWFFRDYDISELFLITIGLIVASIPEGLPAIMTITLAIGVQRMARRNAIIRRLPSVETLGAVNVICSDKTGTLTRNEMTARMVVTADKLYDVEGVGYEPKGNIKHEDSKVDPTNESVLKRLFQTLRCSNNAEIHEEEKGWQLTGSPTEGALLTLSYKGGMQDFDPERLDSIPFDSEAKYMATLNQWQDGKVVCITGAPDRLLELCTRQLHNDGEKELDKSYWEEQVDTIASRGMRVLGAAFMPFKDDSNSLKRSHLKEALFLGLIGIVDPPRPEVVDAITECREAGIRVKMITGDHAATALAIARELGIGDGEKAITGAELEQMSDDELVEIAEENDVYARTSPEHKLRLVKALQARNLLVAMTGDGVNDAPALKKANIGVAMGIKGTEVSKDASEMVLADDNFTSIVHAVEEGRTVYDNIRKALIFILPTNGGEAFVLMAAVLLGTVMPILPVQILWVNMVTAVTLALALSFERMEAGTMERPPRSRNDKLLGGIFGWRILYVSVVIGVLSMWMFKYMKGLGLEEEAARTVAVNTLVACQMFYLFACRQIRRPAFSAAFFKNKVAFLAGGVLLLLQVGFVYLPVMNTFFGTTPLGIQEWFYPTAAGFAVFLLVEGEKWLVSRFSGGS comes from the coding sequence ATGTCAGACAACCCGAAAAATAAACCTTGGCACGCCATGTCCCCCGAAGAAGTGTTGAAAACGCTCAACACCGACTCATCCAAAGGTCTTACGGCTCAGGAGGTGGAAGGACGGCGTAACCAGTACGGCCCCAACGAACTTCCGGCCGCCAGACAGCGCCCCTGGTACGTCAGGCTGTTATTGCAGTTTCACAACGTGCTCATCTATGTACTCATTGTGGCGGCTGTGATTGCCGCGCTGATGGATCATTGGATTGATACGGTGGTGATTGCAGCCGTGGTTGTGATCAATGCCGTGATCGGTTTTATCCAGGAAGGAAAGGCCGAAAGAGCCTTGGAGAGTATTCGCAATATGCTTTCACTTAAAGCTGTAGTTGTTCGGGATGGACACAAAACCACAGTGAACGCAGAAATGCTGGTACCCGGTGATGTGGTGGTGCTGAAATCGGGAGATAAGGTTCCCGCCGATATCCGCATCGTGCAGGCACGCGATGTGCGGGTAGAGGAATCGCCCCTTACCGGCGAATCCACATCCGTTACCAAGCAAGTAGACGCAGTGGCAGAAGACGCTATTTCCGGAGATCAGCTTTCCATGCTTTTCTCTGGCACTTCACTCACCTTTGGCGAAACCCGCGGGGTGGTGGTAGCTACCGGAACCCAAACGGAACTGGGCAAAATCAACCAGATGATGTCCGAGGTACAGCCCATTACCACGCCCTTATTGCAGAAAATTGAATCCTTCGGCAAATGGCTGTCCGTTATTATTTTGGGCGTAACAGGATTGTTCTTTGCCTTTGCCTGGTTTTTCCGCGATTATGATATCAGCGAGTTATTCCTGATTACCATCGGGCTTATTGTGGCATCCATTCCCGAAGGGTTACCCGCCATTATGACGATTACGCTGGCCATCGGCGTACAGCGCATGGCGCGGCGAAACGCCATCATCCGCAGGCTGCCTTCCGTCGAAACCCTGGGCGCGGTAAACGTGATTTGCTCCGACAAAACGGGAACGCTTACCCGCAACGAAATGACCGCGCGGATGGTGGTTACCGCCGACAAGCTCTACGATGTAGAGGGCGTAGGCTACGAACCAAAAGGGAATATCAAACACGAAGACAGTAAGGTAGATCCGACAAACGAGTCGGTCCTCAAGCGGCTGTTCCAAACCCTGCGCTGCAGTAACAATGCCGAAATTCACGAGGAAGAAAAGGGCTGGCAACTCACCGGCTCGCCTACCGAAGGGGCATTGCTCACGCTGAGCTACAAAGGGGGTATGCAGGATTTTGACCCCGAAAGATTGGACAGCATTCCTTTCGACTCGGAAGCAAAATACATGGCCACACTCAACCAATGGCAGGACGGCAAGGTGGTTTGCATTACCGGTGCACCCGACCGTTTGCTGGAACTTTGTACCCGGCAACTACACAACGACGGAGAGAAAGAACTGGACAAAAGCTATTGGGAGGAGCAGGTGGATACCATCGCCTCGCGGGGAATGCGCGTGTTGGGGGCGGCTTTTATGCCTTTTAAAGACGACAGCAATAGCCTCAAAAGAAGCCACTTGAAAGAAGCACTGTTTCTCGGGTTGATTGGCATTGTGGATCCGCCGCGGCCCGAGGTGGTAGATGCTATTACGGAGTGTCGGGAGGCCGGCATACGGGTAAAAATGATCACCGGCGATCATGCTGCCACCGCACTGGCCATTGCGAGGGAACTGGGTATTGGAGATGGCGAAAAAGCGATAACCGGGGCCGAACTGGAACAAATGTCGGATGATGAACTGGTTGAAATTGCCGAAGAAAACGACGTCTATGCGCGTACCAGTCCGGAGCATAAACTGCGGCTGGTGAAAGCTCTGCAAGCCCGCAACCTGCTGGTAGCCATGACCGGCGACGGGGTAAACGACGCCCCTGCACTCAAAAAAGCCAACATCGGAGTGGCCATGGGTATTAAGGGAACGGAAGTTTCCAAAGACGCCTCCGAAATGGTGCTGGCCGATGATAATTTCACCTCCATTGTGCACGCCGTGGAGGAAGGGCGCACAGTGTATGACAACATCCGAAAAGCGCTTATTTTCATACTGCCAACCAACGGAGGTGAGGCTTTTGTGCTGATGGCTGCCGTATTGCTGGGCACCGTCATGCCCATTTTACCGGTGCAGATTCTTTGGGTAAACATGGTGACTGCTGTAACGCTGGCCCTGGCTTTATCCTTTGAGCGTATGGAGGCAGGCACCATGGAACGTCCTCCGCGCAGCAGAAACGACAAGCTGCTGGGCGGCATTTTCGGCTGGCGCATATTGTACGTGTCGGTAGTGATCGGTGTGCTGTCTATGTGGATGTTTAAGTACATGAAGGGGCTTGGGCTGGAAGAAGAAGCAGCGCGTACGGTGGCTGTGAACACACTCGTTGCCTGCCAGATGTTTTACCTCTTTGCCTGCCGTCAGATACGGAGACCCGCATTCAGTGCAGCCTTCTTCAAAAACAAGGTGGCATTTCTGGCCGGCGGCGTGCTTTTACTGCTGCAGGTGGGCTTTGTTTACCTCCCGGTGATGAACACTTTTTTCGGTACAACCCCCCTGGGGATCCAGGAATGGTTCTATCCAACCGCCGCGGGTTTTGCCGTGTTTCTGCTTGTAGAGGGCGAAAAATGGCTGGTATCGCGTTTTTCGGGAGGAAGCTGA
- a CDS encoding ATP-binding cassette domain-containing protein has protein sequence MHIAIAGNIGSGKTTLTKLLADHYKWEAHFEDVDENPYLNDFYNDMQRWSFNLQVYFLNSRFNQVTEIRRENKDVIQDRTIYEDAYIFAPNLHAMGLMTTRDFENYFSLFNLMDGFISPPDLLIYLRATVPALVNQIQQRGRDYEESIRLDYLKRLNERYEAWISTYDKGKLLIIDVDQNNFHEDPEDLGKIINNIDAEIHGLFD, from the coding sequence ATGCACATCGCTATAGCCGGAAACATCGGATCAGGAAAAACCACCCTCACCAAATTGCTTGCCGACCACTACAAATGGGAGGCGCATTTTGAAGACGTGGATGAGAATCCCTACCTCAACGATTTTTACAACGACATGCAGCGTTGGTCGTTCAATCTGCAGGTGTACTTCCTCAACAGCCGCTTTAACCAGGTTACCGAAATCCGTCGCGAAAACAAAGACGTTATCCAGGACCGCACCATCTACGAAGACGCCTACATCTTTGCGCCCAACCTCCACGCCATGGGGCTGATGACCACACGCGATTTTGAGAATTACTTCTCGCTGTTTAACCTGATGGACGGATTTATTTCGCCGCCTGATCTACTCATCTACCTCCGCGCAACCGTACCTGCCTTGGTAAACCAGATTCAGCAGCGGGGCCGCGATTACGAGGAAAGCATCCGCCTGGATTACCTCAAGCGTCTCAACGAGCGTTACGAAGCGTGGATTTCAACCTACGATAAAGGCAAACTGCTCATCATTGACGTAGACCAGAACAACTTTCATGAAGACCCCGAAGACCTCGGCAAAATCATCAACAACATCGACGCTGAGATTCACGGGCTGTTCGACTAG
- a CDS encoding sodium:solute symporter, whose translation MSTLDWIVLLGSLAGIVTYGIWKSRQGSATDFLRGDNRIRWWSIGLSIMATQASAITFLSTPGLGYEEGMSFVQFYFGMPIALVLICAFAIPLYFRLKVYTAYEFLENRFDLKTRWLAALLFLVSRGLAAGITIYAPAIVLSKVMTWDLDATIVIIGLVVILYTVVGGSVAVSQTHKLQMAVMMGGMIVALGLIFHYLSPILSPGEAVQVAGKMGKMNIVDLQFDPGSKYNIWSGLIGGCFLALSYFGTDQSQVQRYISGKSMTEMRMGLMFNGVFKIPMQFLILFIGVMTFVFYLFVQPPVFFNQVEVENVRNSAYADELTAVEGRSTALFEEKQALTHQMLAGLRSNNDAEVEQSRRALERLKTREVELNREVVNLITTVNPRAETKSGDYIFITFVTEFLPAGLVGLLLAVIFSGAMSSTSAELNALATTTAVDFYQRKVNREPGERKMLMMSRGFTLAWGLLAVWFAHMASLFENLIELVNILGSLFYGTILGIFLVAIFIKHIRGNAVFIAGILSEAIIITLFLLNKYEIYKMAYLWYNLIGPALVITFSVIIQAMMPGKPELRQG comes from the coding sequence ATGAGCACACTCGATTGGATCGTGCTGCTCGGCAGCCTGGCAGGTATCGTAACGTACGGCATCTGGAAATCCCGTCAGGGTAGCGCCACTGATTTTCTGCGAGGGGACAACCGCATACGCTGGTGGTCCATCGGTTTGTCAATCATGGCCACGCAGGCCAGCGCCATCACCTTTTTGTCAACCCCGGGATTGGGTTATGAAGAAGGGATGAGCTTTGTGCAGTTCTACTTTGGAATGCCCATTGCGCTGGTGTTGATCTGTGCCTTTGCCATTCCGTTGTATTTCCGGCTGAAGGTATATACGGCGTATGAATTTCTCGAAAACCGTTTTGACCTCAAGACCCGGTGGCTGGCGGCCTTGTTGTTTTTGGTAAGCCGCGGACTGGCTGCGGGAATCACGATTTACGCACCTGCTATCGTGCTCAGTAAGGTGATGACCTGGGACCTCGATGCCACCATTGTGATTATTGGCCTGGTGGTGATTCTCTACACAGTAGTTGGTGGTTCGGTGGCCGTGAGCCAGACCCACAAATTGCAAATGGCCGTAATGATGGGCGGTATGATAGTAGCATTGGGCCTGATTTTTCACTACCTGTCGCCCATTCTCAGTCCGGGAGAGGCCGTGCAGGTGGCGGGCAAAATGGGCAAAATGAATATTGTGGATTTGCAGTTTGATCCCGGCAGCAAGTACAATATCTGGAGTGGATTGATTGGCGGATGTTTTCTCGCCTTATCGTACTTCGGTACAGACCAGAGCCAGGTGCAGCGATACATCAGCGGAAAATCCATGACCGAGATGCGCATGGGTTTGATGTTCAATGGTGTTTTTAAGATTCCGATGCAGTTTCTTATTCTGTTTATCGGTGTGATGACCTTTGTGTTTTACCTTTTTGTGCAGCCTCCGGTATTTTTCAACCAGGTGGAGGTGGAGAATGTGCGCAATTCGGCCTATGCGGACGAGCTCACAGCCGTCGAAGGGCGCTCAACTGCCCTGTTTGAAGAGAAACAGGCCCTTACCCATCAGATGCTGGCCGGGCTGCGGAGCAACAACGATGCAGAAGTGGAGCAAAGCCGCCGGGCCCTGGAGCGCCTTAAAACCCGCGAGGTGGAGCTGAATCGCGAGGTGGTGAACCTGATTACCACCGTAAATCCGCGTGCCGAAACCAAGAGCGGTGATTACATCTTCATCACCTTTGTAACCGAATTCCTGCCCGCCGGACTGGTGGGCCTGCTGCTCGCAGTGATTTTCTCCGGGGCCATGTCGAGCACCTCGGCCGAGCTGAACGCCCTTGCCACCACCACCGCTGTTGATTTTTACCAGCGCAAAGTAAACCGCGAGCCGGGAGAGCGCAAAATGCTGATGATGTCTCGCGGGTTCACGCTGGCCTGGGGACTGCTCGCCGTGTGGTTCGCGCACATGGCTTCGCTGTTTGAAAACCTGATTGAGCTGGTAAATATCCTCGGCTCACTTTTCTACGGAACCATTCTGGGTATTTTCCTCGTGGCCATTTTTATCAAGCACATTCGCGGAAACGCAGTATTTATAGCGGGCATCCTGTCGGAAGCCATCATCATCACGCTCTTTTTGCTTAACAAATACGAAATCTACAAAATGGCCTACCTGTGGTACAACCTCATCGGTCCTGCGTTGGTCATTACCTTCTCAGTAATCATTCAGGCCATGATGCCCGGCAAACCCGAGTTGCGCCAAGGCTAG